From one Tsukamurella tyrosinosolvens genomic stretch:
- a CDS encoding YncE family protein, protein MTRTFASRIAALTVVAAVALTGCSTTPAREDRPTIVPAQPAVAPEPTVPPAGVVAPAAAGEGLAFDPVGRRLAAIEGNEVVQYRVDGGLAVAARATLSARPSQVVANHDGGFLVAAGKQVVVLPRDGGADGAVTVGRKTFDVDGEVLTVAPYGADGASVLAGTSDGRIVALGDSPNPKTITGPVEASRILVHGSDVVVVDRLQSSITEVDVAGGKIGKGLRVGRGITNASIAPDGRVFAVDTGKNQVIGYTAAPLMERFLYPEAGSPWAVDYDATDKLMWVTRTATNEVVGYALSSGIPEQRKVYPTVRQPNSIAVDAKTGTLYVQSATGAGIQAIPTR, encoded by the coding sequence ATGACCCGCACCTTCGCCTCCCGGATCGCCGCCCTCACCGTCGTCGCAGCGGTCGCCCTCACCGGCTGTTCCACGACGCCCGCCCGCGAGGACCGGCCCACGATCGTCCCGGCGCAACCCGCTGTCGCGCCCGAGCCCACGGTGCCTCCCGCCGGCGTGGTGGCACCCGCCGCTGCGGGCGAGGGCCTCGCCTTCGACCCGGTCGGCCGGCGGCTCGCCGCGATCGAGGGGAACGAGGTGGTGCAGTACCGGGTCGACGGCGGCCTCGCGGTAGCAGCTCGGGCGACGCTGTCGGCGCGTCCGAGCCAGGTCGTCGCCAACCACGACGGCGGATTCCTCGTCGCGGCCGGGAAGCAGGTGGTCGTACTACCGCGCGACGGCGGAGCCGACGGCGCCGTCACGGTCGGACGCAAGACCTTCGACGTCGACGGTGAGGTCCTCACGGTGGCGCCGTACGGCGCGGACGGTGCCTCCGTGCTCGCAGGCACCTCCGACGGACGGATCGTCGCGCTCGGGGATTCGCCGAACCCGAAGACCATCACCGGGCCCGTCGAGGCGAGCAGGATCCTCGTGCACGGCTCCGACGTGGTGGTCGTGGACCGGCTGCAGTCGTCGATCACCGAGGTCGATGTGGCGGGCGGCAAGATCGGCAAGGGCCTGCGGGTGGGTCGCGGCATCACGAACGCGTCCATCGCGCCGGACGGCCGGGTCTTCGCCGTCGACACCGGCAAGAACCAGGTCATCGGCTACACCGCCGCGCCGCTGATGGAGCGCTTCCTGTACCCGGAGGCGGGTTCCCCGTGGGCGGTCGACTACGACGCGACCGACAAGCTGATGTGGGTCACGCGCACCGCGACGAACGAGGTGGTCGGCTACGCACTGAGCTCCGGCATCCCCGAACAGCGCAAGGTGTACCCCACCGTCCGGCAGCCCAACTCGATCGCGGTGGACGCGAAGACCGGCACGCTGTACGTGCAGTCGGCGACGGGCGCCGGCATCCAGGCGATCCCGACGCGTTAG
- a CDS encoding NADH:flavin oxidoreductase yields the protein MEDAFAPARLGPVDLRNRIVKAATFEGRTPEALVTDDLIDFHTEFARGGVGMTTVAYCAVAPEGRTERRQLWMRPEAVPGLRRLTDAVHAEGAAISAQLGHAGPVADGAQHRRPVTPSRMISPLALRPTLRPDVTHIRALVRAHADAALLAEEAGFDAVELHFGHNYLISAFLSPLLNRRRDAYGGDLAGRARLAREVAEAVRGAVGGRLAVTAKLNMTDGVPGGLSPDDALRTARWLESDGTLDALELTAGSSLLNPMYLFHGTPPRREFAAAFPSPALRVGLRAAGPVFLREYPYRPAYLLGLARRFRAALTMPLVLLGGIAERAAVDRAMAEGFEFVAMGRGLLRTPDLVRRMRENPVEPDRCTHCNLCMPTIYTRTHCPVAEAG from the coding sequence ATGGAGGACGCCTTCGCCCCCGCCCGGCTCGGCCCCGTCGACCTGCGCAACCGGATCGTCAAGGCCGCGACCTTCGAGGGCCGCACCCCCGAGGCCCTCGTGACCGACGATCTCATCGACTTCCACACCGAGTTCGCCCGCGGCGGCGTCGGCATGACGACGGTGGCGTACTGCGCCGTAGCACCGGAGGGTCGCACCGAACGCCGCCAACTGTGGATGCGCCCCGAGGCCGTTCCCGGCCTGCGCCGGCTCACCGACGCCGTCCACGCCGAGGGCGCCGCGATCTCCGCGCAGCTGGGACACGCGGGGCCCGTCGCCGACGGGGCCCAGCACCGGCGCCCGGTGACGCCGAGCCGGATGATCAGCCCGCTGGCGCTGCGCCCGACCCTCCGTCCGGACGTCACGCACATCCGCGCGCTGGTCCGGGCGCACGCCGACGCCGCACTGCTCGCCGAGGAGGCCGGGTTCGACGCCGTGGAGCTCCACTTCGGGCACAACTACTTGATCAGTGCCTTCCTCAGCCCGCTGCTCAACCGTCGCCGCGACGCGTACGGAGGCGATCTCGCGGGCCGCGCACGCCTCGCCCGCGAGGTCGCGGAGGCGGTACGCGGCGCGGTCGGCGGGCGCCTGGCCGTGACCGCCAAGCTCAACATGACCGACGGCGTACCCGGTGGGCTGAGCCCCGACGACGCCCTCCGTACCGCCCGCTGGCTCGAGTCCGACGGCACGCTCGACGCGCTCGAGCTCACCGCCGGCAGCTCGCTGCTGAACCCGATGTACCTGTTCCACGGCACGCCGCCGCGGCGCGAGTTCGCCGCCGCGTTCCCCAGCCCCGCGCTCCGGGTCGGGTTGCGCGCCGCCGGCCCCGTCTTCCTGCGGGAGTACCCGTACCGGCCCGCCTACCTGCTCGGTCTCGCGCGGCGCTTCCGGGCCGCACTGACGATGCCGCTGGTCCTGCTCGGCGGGATCGCCGAGCGCGCCGCGGTGGACCGGGCCATGGCCGAGGGCTTCGAGTTCGTGGCGATGGGCCGCGGCCTGCTCCGCACGCCCGATCTGGTGCGACGCATGCGGGAGAACCCCGTCGAGCCGGACCGCTGCACCCACTGCAACCTGTGCATGCCCACCATCTACACCCGCACCCACTGCCCCGTCGCCGAGGCGGGCTGA
- a CDS encoding TetR/AcrR family transcriptional regulator, whose translation MTDAAGYESTPTSEALIAAARTEFTRRGFDGARVARIAAEAGVNKERIYGYFGSKEGLFEIVMAKALTEHVEHSPFLEGQTLTEHVMAAYDHHRRDPELVRLLMWESLHYDADAGEVPPFSDGRREFYRRKVERLRAVTGGTDDLRAAIALYVAIGLQAAPFMIPQLGAVILGRPLSDDEVQESLRPLIEQTVRFIEERLAEDG comes from the coding sequence GTGACCGACGCCGCCGGATACGAATCGACGCCCACCAGCGAGGCGCTCATCGCCGCCGCCCGCACTGAGTTCACCCGGCGGGGCTTCGACGGTGCGCGCGTCGCCCGGATCGCCGCCGAGGCCGGCGTCAACAAGGAGCGGATCTACGGCTACTTCGGGAGCAAGGAGGGGCTGTTCGAGATCGTCATGGCGAAGGCGCTCACCGAGCACGTCGAGCACAGCCCGTTCCTCGAGGGCCAGACCCTCACCGAGCACGTCATGGCGGCCTACGATCACCACCGCCGCGACCCCGAGCTGGTGCGCCTGCTCATGTGGGAGTCCCTGCACTACGACGCCGACGCGGGGGAGGTGCCGCCCTTCAGTGACGGCCGGCGGGAGTTCTACCGCCGCAAGGTGGAGCGGCTGCGCGCGGTGACCGGCGGGACCGACGACCTCCGCGCGGCGATCGCGCTCTACGTCGCCATCGGCCTGCAGGCCGCTCCCTTCATGATTCCGCAGCTCGGCGCCGTCATCCTGGGCCGGCCGCTCTCGGACGACGAGGTGCAGGAGTCGCTGCGCCCACTGATCGAGCAGACGGTGCGGTTCATCGAGGAACGGCTCGCCGAGGACGGCTGA
- a CDS encoding LysR family transcriptional regulator: protein MLDVHRLRLLRELSLRGTIAAVAQALDYTPSAVSQQLATLEKEAGRPLLERTGRSVRLTEAGRILVGHADAVLERLERAQAELDALGTEVAGELRIGAFSSAMRTVVTPALLRLSRDHPLLRVRVTEIDPATAPEELRSRRLDVALIQSYDCLPARDEPALDTEPLFDEAVHLATRRDRPRALADCAEERWISGTVGTLCDDATVRTCENAGFTPRVRHRTDDFAAVLALVEAGQGVAVIPELAAVDVPENVLLTPLDVARHTALAYRRGAARDPLIGAARTALTSR, encoded by the coding sequence ATGCTCGATGTGCACCGCCTGCGGCTCCTCCGCGAACTCTCCCTGCGCGGCACCATCGCGGCCGTCGCGCAGGCGCTCGACTACACGCCGTCGGCCGTCTCGCAGCAGCTCGCGACGCTGGAGAAGGAGGCCGGGCGGCCGTTGCTGGAGCGCACCGGGCGCAGCGTCCGGCTCACCGAGGCGGGCCGCATCCTTGTCGGCCACGCGGACGCGGTGCTCGAACGACTGGAGCGCGCCCAGGCGGAGCTCGACGCGCTCGGCACCGAGGTGGCCGGCGAGCTGCGGATCGGCGCGTTCAGCTCCGCGATGCGGACCGTCGTCACCCCGGCGCTCCTGCGGCTCTCGCGCGACCATCCGCTGCTCCGGGTGCGGGTCACGGAGATCGACCCCGCCACGGCACCCGAGGAACTGCGCTCACGGCGGCTGGACGTCGCGCTGATCCAGAGCTACGACTGCCTCCCCGCTCGTGACGAGCCCGCGCTCGATACCGAGCCGCTGTTCGACGAGGCCGTGCACCTCGCGACCCGCCGCGACCGGCCCCGCGCGCTCGCGGACTGCGCCGAGGAGCGGTGGATCTCCGGAACCGTCGGCACGCTGTGCGACGACGCCACCGTCCGGACCTGCGAGAACGCGGGCTTCACCCCGCGGGTGCGGCACCGCACCGACGACTTCGCCGCCGTGCTGGCGCTCGTCGAAGCCGGGCAGGGCGTGGCCGTGATCCCCGAGCTCGCGGCCGTCGACGTGCCCGAGAACGTGCTGCTCACCCCGCTCGACGTCGCGCGGCACACCGCGCTGGCCTATCGGCGCGGCGCGGCGCGCGACCCCCTCATCGGGGCGGCGCGGACGGCGCTCACGTCGCGCTGA
- a CDS encoding MFS transporter, translating to MTTTTRSGTARPVLIRTGVITALGALPIVGQLYVVLPLAAEIGALPGASGSTPALASTAFALVYAVGILALGPLADSLGARRLMVASAAATAIVTALTAFAPSASWFLLGRAAQGLAAAAFTPATLAYIARTAPVSARVLLNTAAIGAGLASAVVSQVAAQLIAPAAGITGVLLTFAGAAAAAALAVRALLPGDDAPVGERPSPTAVHRAIPGLLARPRLVLLYCTGLTFLSVLVALYAALAADGRWTATTLLALRAGSLPAVIVAGVLTLRLGGIPPRTRILSAVTLAVAGALLCATGATVAVGAGLFLLVGAIALAAPSVVAEVTRLGAPAIGAAASLYTVAIFGGASLGAPLDALLGGGLTTVALGGAAVLAFGGLTAAIATRD from the coding sequence ATGACGACGACCACCCGCTCCGGCACCGCCCGCCCCGTCCTGATCCGCACCGGTGTCATCACCGCCCTCGGCGCGCTGCCGATCGTCGGGCAGCTCTACGTCGTCCTGCCGCTCGCAGCCGAGATCGGGGCGCTACCCGGCGCTTCCGGCTCCACGCCAGCGCTCGCCAGCACCGCCTTCGCCCTGGTCTACGCGGTGGGCATCCTCGCGCTCGGCCCCCTCGCCGACAGCCTCGGAGCCCGGCGCCTCATGGTGGCGAGCGCGGCCGCGACCGCGATCGTCACGGCCCTCACCGCGTTCGCTCCGTCGGCGTCGTGGTTCCTCCTCGGCCGCGCCGCTCAGGGACTCGCCGCCGCGGCGTTCACCCCGGCCACGCTCGCCTACATCGCGCGCACCGCACCCGTGTCGGCGCGCGTCCTGCTCAACACGGCCGCGATCGGCGCCGGCCTCGCGTCCGCCGTCGTCAGCCAGGTCGCGGCGCAATTGATCGCGCCGGCGGCCGGGATCACGGGAGTCCTCCTCACGTTCGCCGGTGCCGCCGCGGCCGCCGCCCTCGCGGTGCGGGCGTTGCTCCCCGGCGATGACGCCCCCGTGGGCGAACGACCGTCGCCCACCGCCGTGCACCGCGCGATCCCCGGCCTGCTCGCCCGGCCCCGGCTGGTCCTCCTCTACTGCACGGGCCTGACCTTCCTCAGCGTCCTCGTGGCGCTCTACGCCGCGCTCGCGGCGGACGGCCGGTGGACCGCCACGACGCTCCTCGCGCTGCGCGCCGGCTCGCTCCCGGCGGTGATCGTCGCGGGCGTCCTCACGCTGCGCCTGGGCGGCATCCCGCCGCGCACGCGGATCCTGTCCGCGGTCACCCTCGCCGTCGCCGGTGCGCTGCTCTGCGCCACGGGCGCGACGGTCGCGGTCGGCGCGGGCCTGTTCCTGCTCGTCGGCGCGATCGCGCTCGCCGCACCCTCCGTCGTCGCGGAGGTGACGCGGCTGGGCGCCCCCGCGATCGGTGCCGCCGCCTCGCTCTACACCGTGGCCATCTTCGGCGGCGCGAGCCTGGGCGCGCCCCTCGACGCCCTTCTCGGCGGCGGGCTCACGACCGTGGCGCTCGGTGGCGCGGCGGTCCTCGCCTTCGGCGGACTGACCGCGGCGATCGCCACCCGCGACTGA
- a CDS encoding M20/M25/M40 family metallo-hydrolase, with protein sequence MGVATAVNALDEVVETVSALIRFDTSNTGELETTKGEAECARWVQARLEEVGYETEYVESGQPGRGNVFATLKGADPRRGTLLVHGHLDVVPAEPADWSVHPFSGAVEDGYVWGRGAVDMKDMCGIMLALARQLKSTGTVPPRDIMFAFLADEEAGGTWGSHWLVQHRPELFTGVTEAVGEVGGFSLTVDTPSGDKKRLYLVETAEKSMCWMRLTAKARAGHGSFVHEDNAVTLLSEAVARLGRHTFPLVLTDSVIAFLRALDRESTIDIDLDGPDLEGQLAKIGGLARIVGATLRDTANPTMLKAGYKANVIPQTAEAVIDCRVLPGRQAAFEKELDEILGPDIEREWITKLDSYETQFDGDLVDAMNDAILAFDAHGRTVPYMLSGGTDAKAFAKLGIRCFGFAPLQLPEELDFAALFHGVDERVPVDALKFGTQVFEHFLMNS encoded by the coding sequence ATGGGTGTGGCTACTGCAGTGAACGCGCTCGACGAGGTCGTCGAGACCGTGAGCGCCCTCATCCGATTCGACACCTCCAACACCGGTGAGCTCGAGACGACCAAGGGGGAGGCCGAATGCGCCCGCTGGGTCCAGGCCCGGCTGGAGGAGGTCGGCTACGAGACGGAGTACGTCGAGTCCGGGCAGCCCGGCCGCGGCAACGTCTTCGCCACCCTCAAGGGCGCCGACCCCCGGCGCGGCACCCTGCTCGTGCACGGCCACCTCGACGTGGTGCCCGCGGAGCCCGCCGACTGGAGCGTGCACCCGTTCTCCGGCGCCGTGGAGGACGGCTACGTGTGGGGCCGCGGCGCGGTCGACATGAAGGACATGTGCGGCATCATGCTGGCGCTGGCGCGGCAGTTGAAATCGACCGGCACCGTCCCGCCCCGCGACATCATGTTCGCGTTCCTGGCCGATGAGGAGGCCGGAGGCACGTGGGGATCGCACTGGCTGGTGCAGCACCGGCCGGAGCTGTTCACGGGCGTCACGGAGGCCGTGGGCGAGGTCGGCGGCTTCTCGCTGACCGTCGACACCCCGTCGGGCGACAAGAAGCGCCTGTACCTCGTGGAGACCGCCGAGAAGAGCATGTGCTGGATGCGGCTGACCGCGAAGGCGCGGGCCGGACACGGATCGTTCGTGCACGAAGACAACGCGGTCACCCTCCTGTCGGAGGCCGTCGCCCGTCTCGGCCGGCACACGTTCCCGCTGGTTCTGACCGACAGCGTGATCGCCTTCCTGCGCGCCCTCGACCGGGAGTCGACGATCGACATCGACCTGGACGGGCCCGACCTCGAGGGGCAGCTCGCCAAGATCGGCGGGCTGGCCCGCATCGTCGGCGCGACGCTCCGCGACACCGCGAACCCCACCATGCTCAAGGCCGGCTACAAGGCGAACGTGATCCCGCAGACCGCCGAGGCCGTCATCGACTGCCGCGTCCTGCCCGGCCGGCAGGCCGCGTTCGAGAAGGAACTCGACGAGATCCTGGGCCCCGACATCGAGCGCGAGTGGATCACCAAGCTCGACTCCTACGAGACCCAGTTCGACGGTGACCTCGTGGACGCGATGAACGACGCGATCCTCGCGTTCGACGCCCACGGCCGCACCGTGCCGTACATGCTGTCCGGCGGGACCGACGCGAAGGCCTTCGCCAAGCTCGGGATCCGCTGCTTCGGCTTCGCGCCGCTGCAGCTGCCCGAGGAACTCGACTTCGCGGCGCTGTTCCACGGCGTCGACGAGCGGGTGCCCGTCGACGCGCTGAAATTCGGCACGCAGGTCTTCGAGCACTTCCTGATGAACTCCTAG
- a CDS encoding DUF5703 family protein — MTSGTRSAPDEDEYDFLPLRLPREVSRVTAAMRLTIEAEFGGWELSRVRLYTDGSRRVLLRRKRTKTSGMLPPDATKGL, encoded by the coding sequence TTGACCAGCGGCACCCGGAGCGCCCCCGACGAGGACGAGTACGATTTCCTGCCGTTGCGATTGCCGCGGGAGGTCTCCCGGGTGACCGCGGCGATGCGGCTGACCATCGAGGCCGAGTTCGGCGGGTGGGAGCTGTCCCGCGTGCGGCTGTACACCGACGGTTCGCGGCGGGTCCTGCTGCGCCGCAAACGCACGAAAACGTCCGGCATGTTGCCGCCGGACGCCACGAAGGGGTTGTGA
- a CDS encoding gluconokinase: MATIQICVMGVSGSGKSTVGAELAARLGRGFADGDDFHSEANRAKMAAGQPLTDEDRWPWLGTIGAYLRDEMIADRPTVVACSALKRVYRDRIRAAGASVYFVFLTGNEELLQQRMESRAGHFMKAGMLESQLSILEPLDDDEFGVTVNVTGDVPQIVTEALADFAATEVPGIA; this comes from the coding sequence ATGGCGACGATCCAGATCTGCGTGATGGGCGTGTCCGGCTCGGGGAAGTCGACGGTGGGGGCCGAACTGGCCGCCCGCCTGGGCCGGGGCTTCGCCGACGGCGACGATTTCCACAGCGAGGCGAACCGCGCCAAGATGGCCGCCGGTCAGCCGCTCACCGACGAGGACCGGTGGCCCTGGCTCGGCACCATCGGTGCCTACCTGCGCGACGAGATGATCGCGGACCGGCCCACGGTGGTGGCCTGTTCGGCCCTCAAGCGGGTGTACCGGGACCGGATCCGCGCGGCGGGGGCCAGCGTCTACTTCGTGTTCCTCACCGGCAACGAGGAGCTGCTGCAGCAGCGCATGGAGAGCCGCGCCGGGCACTTCATGAAGGCCGGGATGCTGGAGTCGCAGCTGAGCATCCTCGAGCCGCTGGACGACGACGAGTTCGGCGTCACCGTCAACGTCACCGGCGACGTCCCGCAGATCGTCACCGAGGCCCTCGCCGACTTCGCCGCGACCGAGGTGCCCGGCATCGCCTGA
- a CDS encoding undecaprenyl-diphosphate phosphatase — protein MTWLQAIVLGLVQGLTEFLPVSSSGHLRIVSELWFGDDAGASFTAVTQLGTEAAVLIYFARDIYRIVVAWFRGLFDAGERGVDYRIGWYVIIGTIPIGVLGYLFKDEIRTAARNLYLVATMLIVFSIVIFAAEYVSSKVYANRQRSLEQVTARDGILMGLAQCLALIPGVSRSGATSSAGLFLGLQREAAVRLSFLLAIPAVTASGLFSLPDAFKPAGEGLHASGPQLLVATVIAFIVGYAAIAWLLNFVAKHSLNWFVGYRIAVGFLVLGLLWGGVISAT, from the coding sequence ATGACGTGGTTGCAGGCGATCGTGCTCGGCTTGGTGCAGGGATTGACGGAGTTCCTCCCCGTCTCGTCCTCGGGGCACCTGCGGATCGTGTCGGAGCTCTGGTTCGGCGATGATGCCGGCGCCTCGTTCACCGCGGTCACGCAGCTGGGCACCGAGGCGGCGGTCCTGATCTACTTCGCCCGCGACATCTATCGCATCGTGGTGGCGTGGTTCCGTGGGTTGTTCGACGCGGGCGAGCGGGGTGTGGACTACCGGATCGGCTGGTACGTGATCATCGGCACGATCCCGATCGGGGTGCTCGGCTACCTGTTCAAGGACGAGATCCGCACGGCCGCCCGGAACCTGTACCTGGTCGCGACGATGCTCATCGTCTTCTCGATCGTGATCTTCGCCGCGGAGTACGTGAGCTCGAAGGTGTACGCGAACCGGCAGCGCTCGCTGGAGCAGGTCACGGCCCGCGACGGCATCCTCATGGGCCTGGCACAGTGCCTGGCGCTGATCCCCGGCGTCTCCCGCTCGGGCGCGACGTCCAGCGCGGGCCTGTTCCTCGGTCTGCAGCGCGAGGCGGCGGTGCGCCTGTCCTTCCTGCTGGCGATCCCCGCGGTCACGGCGTCGGGCCTGTTCAGCCTCCCGGACGCCTTCAAGCCCGCCGGGGAGGGGCTGCACGCCTCGGGGCCGCAGTTGCTGGTCGCGACGGTGATCGCGTTCATCGTGGGCTACGCGGCGATCGCCTGGCTGCTCAACTTCGTGGCGAAGCACTCGCTGAACTGGTTCGTGGGCTACCGGATCGCGGTCGGCTTCCTCGTGCTCGGCCTGCTCTGGGGCGGGGTCATCAGCGCGACGTGA
- a CDS encoding quinone-dependent dihydroorotate dehydrogenase — MYRSLLNVMFLVSPERIHHWVFGLIRGTTAVPPVRAGIRRGLAYRDPILEQTVFGVRFPAPVGLAAGFDKNARAVNGWGALGFGFAEIGTVTAHAQPGNPTPRLFRLPADHALINRMGFNNYGAGAAANELRKRDAGPTAVPIGANIGKTKVTPLEGAADDYRVSAMLLGPLADFMVVNVSSPNTPGLRDLQATESLRPLLQAVLDTVTVPVLVKIAPDLADEDVDAVADLALELGLAGIVATNTTISRAGLATPDAEVEAIGAGGLSGRPVKARSLEVLRRLAARVGDDLVLISVGGIETVDDVYERIRAGASLVQVYTQFIYGGPAWTRTVHKELAARLRADGFASISEAVGVDR; from the coding sequence ATCTACCGTTCGCTCCTGAACGTGATGTTCCTCGTCTCGCCCGAGCGGATCCACCACTGGGTCTTCGGCCTGATCCGGGGCACCACCGCGGTCCCGCCCGTCCGTGCCGGGATCCGACGGGGCCTCGCGTACCGGGATCCGATCCTCGAGCAGACCGTCTTCGGCGTCCGCTTCCCCGCGCCCGTGGGCCTGGCCGCCGGCTTCGACAAGAACGCGCGCGCCGTGAACGGCTGGGGCGCGCTGGGCTTCGGCTTCGCCGAGATCGGCACCGTCACCGCCCACGCGCAGCCCGGCAACCCGACGCCCCGCCTGTTCCGGCTCCCCGCCGATCACGCCCTGATCAACCGGATGGGCTTCAACAACTACGGCGCGGGCGCCGCCGCGAACGAGCTGCGCAAGCGCGACGCCGGTCCGACCGCGGTGCCGATCGGCGCGAACATCGGCAAGACGAAGGTCACGCCGCTCGAGGGCGCCGCCGACGACTACCGCGTCAGCGCCATGCTGCTCGGCCCGCTGGCCGACTTCATGGTCGTCAACGTCTCCTCCCCCAACACCCCCGGCCTGCGCGACCTGCAGGCCACCGAGTCACTGCGCCCGCTCCTGCAGGCGGTGCTCGACACCGTGACCGTCCCCGTGCTCGTGAAGATCGCCCCGGACCTCGCCGACGAGGACGTCGACGCCGTCGCCGACCTGGCCCTGGAGCTGGGGCTCGCCGGCATCGTCGCCACCAACACCACGATCAGCCGCGCGGGCCTGGCCACGCCGGACGCCGAGGTCGAGGCCATCGGCGCGGGCGGCCTCTCCGGCCGCCCCGTCAAGGCGCGCTCGCTGGAGGTGCTGCGGCGCCTCGCCGCCCGCGTCGGCGACGATCTGGTGCTGATCTCCGTCGGCGGCATCGAGACCGTCGACGACGTCTACGAGCGCATCCGCGCCGGCGCCTCGCTGGTGCAGGTCTACACCCAGTTCATCTACGGCGGCCCCGCGTGGACCCGGACCGTGCACAAGGAGCTGGCCGCACGGCTGCGCGCCGACGGCTTCGCCTCGATCTCCGAGGCCGTCGGCGTCGACCGCTGA
- a CDS encoding DUF4185 domain-containing protein, with translation MPQSIEPARLRKLRDITPVTRFGVGGTDLGIACRVDDEVLYVFGDTFEGLSIGAGEWRSPVGLFGDRNGVMSRPAGPDPDRARQLLDYSHDTGLFTTILPTTCIRVDGVLFLHTMTMQSLDTVVQTGLWRSDDGAATWREVAQYNAGHADGAWCMWALCPAPDGYTYNVSTGGLTRDKGLRLHRMRTETLGTLRKGVNVEWESWGWRQDTGWAWGNPPTDLVLGQGYGELSLSIVEGTWVLTYFDAAGYRIAARFADRIDGVWSEPVTLLQGSSWQDEDHAAGRVAQLYGGYLVPGSTLASARLVVSQWNTAVGHPYKSMMFTGALRRP, from the coding sequence GTGCCCCAGTCGATCGAGCCCGCCCGCCTCCGCAAGCTCCGCGACATCACGCCCGTCACCCGGTTCGGTGTCGGCGGTACCGATCTGGGCATCGCGTGCCGGGTCGACGACGAAGTGCTCTACGTCTTCGGCGACACCTTCGAGGGGCTGAGCATCGGCGCCGGCGAATGGCGCTCCCCCGTCGGCCTGTTCGGCGACCGCAACGGGGTCATGAGCCGGCCCGCCGGCCCCGACCCGGACCGCGCCCGGCAGTTGCTCGACTACTCGCACGACACGGGACTGTTCACCACGATCCTGCCGACGACGTGCATCCGGGTCGACGGGGTCCTCTTCCTGCACACGATGACCATGCAGAGCCTCGACACCGTCGTGCAGACCGGCCTGTGGCGCAGCGACGACGGTGCCGCCACCTGGCGCGAGGTGGCCCAGTACAACGCGGGGCACGCGGACGGCGCCTGGTGCATGTGGGCGCTGTGTCCGGCGCCGGACGGCTACACGTACAACGTCTCCACGGGCGGCCTCACGCGCGACAAGGGGCTGCGGCTGCACCGCATGCGCACCGAGACCCTCGGAACTCTCCGCAAGGGCGTCAACGTCGAGTGGGAGTCGTGGGGCTGGCGGCAGGACACGGGGTGGGCGTGGGGCAATCCACCGACGGATCTGGTGCTGGGCCAGGGCTACGGCGAGCTGAGCCTGTCGATCGTCGAGGGCACGTGGGTGCTGACGTACTTCGACGCCGCGGGGTACCGGATCGCCGCGCGCTTCGCCGACCGGATCGACGGCGTCTGGTCCGAGCCGGTGACCCTGCTGCAGGGATCCTCCTGGCAGGACGAGGACCACGCCGCGGGGCGGGTCGCACAGCTGTACGGCGGCTACCTCGTCCCCGGTTCGACGCTGGCATCGGCGCGGCTGGTCGTCTCGCAGTGGAACACCGCGGTCGGGCATCCGTACAAGTCGATGATGTTCACCGGCGCGCTGCGCCGGCCCTGA
- a CDS encoding YbhB/YbcL family Raf kinase inhibitor-like protein has protein sequence MTVPFDPYAGLPALPALTVTSESIVDGAELPVAHRSGIMGAGGEDVSPQLSWSGAPAGTKSYAVTCYDPDAPTASGFWHWAVANIPASVTSLAAGAGDGAPGSLPEGALTLNNDASLPRYVGAAPPAGHGPHRYIFVVHALGVEKLDLPATATPAYLGFNLFGAAIARGSITATYAQV, from the coding sequence ATGACCGTTCCGTTCGATCCGTACGCGGGGCTGCCGGCCCTGCCCGCGCTCACCGTCACCTCCGAGAGCATCGTCGACGGTGCCGAGCTGCCCGTCGCGCACCGCAGCGGGATCATGGGCGCGGGCGGCGAGGACGTCTCGCCCCAGCTGTCCTGGAGCGGCGCGCCCGCAGGCACCAAGTCCTACGCCGTCACGTGCTACGACCCGGATGCCCCGACGGCCTCCGGGTTCTGGCACTGGGCCGTCGCGAACATCCCCGCTTCCGTCACCTCGCTCGCCGCCGGCGCGGGCGACGGTGCGCCCGGTTCGCTCCCGGAGGGCGCGCTGACGCTCAACAACGACGCGAGCCTGCCGCGCTACGTCGGCGCGGCGCCGCCCGCCGGCCACGGCCCGCACCGGTACATCTTCGTCGTGCACGCGCTCGGCGTGGAGAAGCTGGACCTGCCGGCGACGGCGACGCCCGCCTACCTGGGCTTCAACCTGTTCGGCGCCGCGATCGCCCGCGGCTCCATCACGGCCACGTACGCGCAGGTCTGA